The nucleotide sequence CGTAAGCCGGCACGTCGGTTGGGCGCAGCAGCAGCAACTCGGCCTGCCCGTCGTCGGTGAACACCGTCAAGCGCCGTCCGACGCGGGTCGGTACGGCGATGCCCGCATCGCGTAAGCGCTCCGCCGCTTCGTCGTACATGCTCCCCTTCGGTAGAGCGATCACCAAGGGTTGGTTCATGGCCGTTCTCCGAGGCCGATCTCTTCGACCTTATCGCCGTTAGCGATGATGACGCGCGGAATCTCCTTGTGTCGCGCGTAGGCCAGCAACGCTTCGCGGTCCAGGCCGCGCACGTCGATGCGCACGCGTAAACCCTTCGCCCGTTCCCTACGCCCGATCACCACCGAGCCGCTGACGAGCACGTCGACATCGTTGCGCGGCCGCTCGGTTTCACGCCGGCGTTCGAGCGCCAAAAGAATGCGCTCGACGCCGACCATCCAACCGACGGCCGCAACGTCGTACCCGAATCGCGGAAGCAACGAATCGTAACGTCCGCCGCCGCACAGCGAGAATCCAAGATCGTCGATATACCCCTCGAAGACGAACCCGGTGTAGTACTCCAAATCCCCCAGCAACGCAAAATCCAGTTTGATCCGTTCGCGGTAGCCCAACTCCTGTGCCAATGCAAGAATCGATTCGATCCGCGCGAGCCCCGCTCGCGAGGAAGGCGTCGTGCACAGCGGACGCAGACGCTCGATCGCATCCCGGTCCCCGCGCAACGTTGAAAGCCGGACGATGTCTTCGCCGAAGGCGCGCAGTGCCACGAGGTTCCGTTCGGTGAGCAGTTCCTTGCAGCGCACGAAGTCGGCACCGCTCAACCCGAGTTCCGCCAGGACACCGTCAACGATCGAGGAGTCGTTGATGTCGAATCGCGCATCGCCGAGGCCCACCGCGTCCAGCGTTTCGATCGCCATGAACAGCGCTTCGGCATCCGCGCCGGCTTCGGCCGCTCCGATAAGTTCGGCGCCCGCCTGCGTAAATTCGCGCATCCGGCCGAGTTGCGGTTCTTCGTAACGAAATGCCGACGCCACGTACGAGAGTCGCAGCGGAAGCGACGCACCGCGCATGCGCGATGAAACCAAACGAGCGATCGGCGTCGTCATCTCCGTTCGCAGCGCGAGCGACTGTCCGAGCGGGTCGGCAAAACGAAACGTCTGTTGCATCAGGCGTTCGCCCAGACCGCGCTCGAGCACTTCGTAGCTCTCGAACGTCGGCGTGAGCACCTCGGTGTACGACCAGCGGCGAAACACGTCTCGGATGCGTTCCTGAACGTCGCGCTTGAAGGCGTACTCCTGCGGTAACCAGTCGCGTACGCCGGGCGGCAGCCTCATGGCGAGCCCTCGCGGACGCCATGCGGCCCGAAAATCCGCTCGAGTTCTCCCTTGAACGCGGCATCCGCGGCCACCGCGCGCGGTAAACGCTGCGATTGTTCTCCAACGTGCATGACCAGCGCCACCTCGCCCGGCCACTCCTCGACCAAGACCGCAAGGCGATCGATTTGCGAGCGCTCCTTCACCTCGACGTGCCATCCGCGGGCGGGT is from Candidatus Dormiibacterota bacterium and encodes:
- the hisZ gene encoding ATP phosphoribosyltransferase regulatory subunit — translated: MRLPPGVRDWLPQEYAFKRDVQERIRDVFRRWSYTEVLTPTFESYEVLERGLGERLMQQTFRFADPLGQSLALRTEMTTPIARLVSSRMRGASLPLRLSYVASAFRYEEPQLGRMREFTQAGAELIGAAEAGADAEALFMAIETLDAVGLGDARFDINDSSIVDGVLAELGLSGADFVRCKELLTERNLVALRAFGEDIVRLSTLRGDRDAIERLRPLCTTPSSRAGLARIESILALAQELGYRERIKLDFALLGDLEYYTGFVFEGYIDDLGFSLCGGGRYDSLLPRFGYDVAAVGWMVGVERILLALERRRETERPRNDVDVLVSGSVVIGRRERAKGLRVRIDVRGLDREALLAYARHKEIPRVIIANGDKVEEIGLGERP